Sequence from the Sphingomicrobium clamense genome:
TCTTCGACCGCATCCCCTCGCCGCGACAACTCGATATAGAATCGCTCGGGAAAGATGGCGGCAATCGCGCGCGCATAGTCGCCCGCCTTATCCGCCTGCCCATCCGCATACAGTTTGGCGACCGCGCCCTCCGCACCTGCAGACAGGCAGATCAGTCCTTCGCTCGCGCTCCGCAGCAGGTCGAGGTCGACATGGGGAGCCTCATGGATCGGCCGGTCGAGATGCGCGGCGGACACGAGCTTGCACAGGTTAAGGTAACCGGTCTCGTCTTGCGCATAGAGGGCAAGAAAATCGACGCCTTCCTGCCCCATTCCCTCGGGCCGCTTGACGCCCAGCAGGGTTCCAACAACCGGCTGGACGCCCACGCCAAGGCAGGCGTCGGAAAAGCCCATCGCCGCGTAGAGCCCGTTGCGGTCGGCCAGGCCGATGGCCGGAAAACCGAGCTTGGCCGCGAGCTTCGCGATCGCCTTGGGCTCGATCGCGCCTTCCAGCATCGAGAAGGAGGAGAAAACGCGGAGCGGGACGTAAGGCATGAGCTCACTTTGCCACCCTCGCCATGCATCGCAAGGGGTCGGCGCGACTTATCCCCAACTTATTGTTCGGAAGCAGCTTTCGGACGGTAGATGAGGTCGAAACTGTTGCTCCACGTCACGCCATGATCGAGCGACTGCTCGCCATGCTGGCGCACGGACCCGTCGTCCTGCAGCGTGTAGGTCATCCGGATCAGCGGATTGCTGCCCGGACCGGCAGCGCCCGCCCAATTGCCGGTCAGCACCATTCTGCCGTCGTCGGTCGGCCCACCGCGAAAGTCGACCATCACGCCGCTGCCGCCAATCCAGCGCTGATGCCACAGTCCGTCCGCGCCGATACCATTGAGCGATCCACCATGCGGGCCGCGGAACGGCATCCAGGTTTCGCGCACGCCGCAACCGGCGGCGACCTTTTCGATCCGGCTATGCGCCACCGGCGCGGCGCCGTCGCTATTGGGCGAGACTTCCCATTCTCCCACCCAGAAGTCGAACGCAGCATGAGCTTCGCCCTCGCATGCCGGCGGTGGCGGGGATGGAGGCGACGCGCTCGCGTCCTGCATGACGAGAGTCAGGGCAATCGCTGCGATCATGACAACACTCCCTCGTGAAGGCGAACGACGCGGTCCATGCGTGCGGCAAGACGCTCGTTATGCGTGGCGACGAGGGCGGCCGAGCCTTCCTGCCGAGTCAGCTCGATGAAGGCATCGAACACGCGGTCCGAGGTTTTCTCGTCGAGGTTGCCCGTGGGCTCGTCGGCCAGCACCAGCGGAGGTCGGTTGGCCAACGCGCGCGCCACCGCGACCCGCTGCTGCTCCCCGCCCGACAGCTTCGAAGGACGATGGTCGAGGCGCTCGGCAAGCCCGAGCCGCGTGAGCAATTCATCCGCGCGCGCGATGGCCTCGTCTTGCGTCGCACCGGCGATGAGCTGTGGCAGCACGACATTTTCACGCGCGTCGAAATCGGGCAGCAAATGGTGAAACTGGTAGACGAAGCCGAGTGTGTCCGCGCGCAGCCGGGTGCGTTCGTCGCCGTCGAGCCGCGATGCTTCGACACCATTGATTCGGATCGACCCTTCGAACCCGCCCTCGAGCAGACCGACCGCCTGTAGCAGCGTCGACTTGCCCGAGCCCGAGGGGCCCAGCAGCGCGACGATCTCGCCCGGGCGGATGGTCAGCTCGACCCCGCGGAGCACATTGATGGTCACTCCGCCTTGGCTGAAACTGCGGCGCAGGTCGTGGGTGGCGAGGACCGGCTCACTCATAACGCAGCACCTCCACCGGATCGGTCGCCGCCGCCTTGCGCGCCGGGAACAGCGTCGCGAGGAAGACGAGCAGCACCGTCAGGATGATGATCGCGCCGACCTCGACCGGATCGGTCTTGGAGGGCAGTTCGGAAAGGAAGCGGACGCTGGGATCCCACAGGTCCTGTCCCGACAATTTCTGGATGAGGTCGACGACGCCCTGGCGGAAGAACAGGAATATCGCGCCAAGGACGATGCCGGCCAGGATGCCTACCGCGCCGATTGTCAGGCCGACGGTCATGAAGATGCGCGTCATCGCCGCGCGGGTCGCTCCCATGGTGCGCAAGATCGCAATGTCTCGCCGCTTTGATCGGACGAGCATGATCAGCGAGCTGGCAATGTTGAAGGCGGCGACGAGAATGATGATCGAGAGAACGACGAACATTGCGATGCGCTCGATCTCGAGCGCTTCGAACAAAGCCGTATTCATCTGTCGCCAATCGACCAACACGCCTTCGCCCACGACCTTGGGCTGAAGCGCTCTAAGCACCGTCGCGACATTGTCGGGATCGTCAACTTCCAATTCGACCATCGCGACGTCGTCGCCCATCATCAGGAGGGTCTGCGCATCCTCCATCGGCATGACCACGAACGCCTTGTCAAAATCATAGACGCCCACCTCGAAGATCGCTGCGACGCGATAAGTTACGATGCGCGGCACCGTCCCCACTGGCGTGGGCCGGCCATCCGGGCTGATCAACGAGATTTCGCTGCCCGGATAGGCGGCGAGCAGGTCGGCGAGCCGCGCGCCGATGGCGACATTGCCGCTACCGGGTTCAAGCTCATCGAGCGTTCCGGCAATGACATTGTCGGTAATGATAGGGCTTTCGCGCAAGTCCGACATGCGGTTGCCGCGTGCCAGCACGCCTTCGACCCGTCCGTTGGCGGTCGCCATCAGTGGCTGCTCGATCAGCGGCTGCGCGGAAATGACGCCAGGAATTTGCTTCGCCTCGTCGGCGATCCGCTCCCAGTCCGAAAGCCGCCCGTCATAACCCTGCACCAGCGCGTGGCCATTGAGCCCGACAATCCGGTCAAACAGCTCGGCGCGAAACCCGTTCATCACGCTCATGACGATGATGAGCGCCGCGACGCCCAGCGCGACCGCGCCCACCGAGAAGCCGGCGACGACGAAGATGAACCCCTCGCCCTTGTGCGGCAGCAAATAGCGCCGCGCCGCCATGCGTTCGTAGGAGGACAGGATCATGCGGTGAGCTTGGCCAGCGCAGCTTCGGGGGTCAATTCCTCGCGTTCCCCCGTCCGCCGATTCTTGACTTCGACAACGCCATTCTTGAGCCCGCGCGGGCCGATGATGACCTGCCAGGGCAGCCCCATCAGGTCCATGCCGCCCAGCTTCACGCCCCCGCGCTCGTCGCGGTCGTCATAAAGCGTTTCCGCCCCTGCGGCATCGAGCTTGGCGTAAAGGTCCTCGGCTGCAGCGACCGTCGCTGCATCATCGGCGCGCATGGTCACGAGCCCGACTTTCCAGGGAGCCACTGCTTCGGGCCAGATGATGCCGTTATCGTCATGGCTCGCCTCGATGATCGCCCCGACGAGGCGCGAGACGCCGACGCCGTAACTGCCCATCATCGGCGTGACCATGTCGCCGTCCTTGCCCGACACCTTGAGCCCCATCGCCTCAGAATATTTGGGCCCGAAGTAGAAGATGTGCCCCACCTCGATCCCGCGTCCGGTGCGCTGGTCGGCGGAGGCGACCGCATCCCAGCGCGCCTCGTCATGCGTTTCGTCGGTGGCGGCGTAGTGGCTCGTGACTTCCTCGAACAACGCCTCGAGCCCGGCATCGTCCTCATAGGACAGACCTTCGCGCTCGAGGTCCATCTCGTCGAACGCCGCGTCGTAGAAGACTTCGCTTTCGCCCGTCGGCGCGAGCACCAGGAACTCATGGCTGAGCTTGCCGCCAATGGGTCCGCTGTCGGCCTGCATCGGCACCGCCTTGATCCCCATCCGGCGGAAGGTCCGCAGATAGGCGAGCAGCTGGCGATAATAGCTCTTCTTCGCGCCCTCCTCGTCAAGGTCGAAGCTGTAGGCGTCCTTCATCAGGAATTCGCGCCCGCGCATGACTCCGAAGCGCGGACGGACTTCGTCGCGGAATTTCCACTGGATATGGTAGAGCATGCGCGGCAGGTCGCGATAGGATTTCACATCGTCGCGGAACAGGGCCGTGATCATGTCCTCGTTGGTGGGGCCGTAAAGCATCTCGCGACCGTGGCGATCCTCGATGCGCAGCATTTCGGGGCCGTAGGCTTCGTAGCGGCCGCTTTCCTTCCACAGGTCGGCGGGCTGAATCGTCGGCATCAGCATTTCCTGTCCGATGCGATCCTGCTCCTCGCGCACGATCTGCTCGACCTTCTGCAGCACGCGATGGCCAAGCGGCAGCCAGGCGTAGATCCCCGCGCTGGTCTGGCGAATGAGGCCCGCCTGCAACATCAGCTTGTGGCTGACGATTTGGGCGTCGGAGGGGCTTTCCTTGAGGACGGGGAGGAAGGCACGGGACAGGCGCAAGGGAGAAACTCCGTCTAGAGGGTTTCGAACTCCCTAGGGCGGCCTCTGGTGGCGGGCAAGCGCGGATATCGGGTCACGACACGCGTTGCAGATTAACCACAGCGTCGCCCAAATGTCTCGCCCTGTCGCAGATTCCCCCTTAACGAATCGCTGTCGGCTGACCTAGCAAGCTCGGGCGCGCAATCGCGAACTCGCTCTTCCGATCGCCGCATCCTTTGGGGGCTGACGAGCAATCGTCACGCAAAAGAGAAGCCCGGGCACCTCCACTGCCCGGGCTTTTTTGCGTCTAGTCTTGCTTGCGCGGGCCTTCGAGTTCACCGCCGCGCTGGTTGAGCTTCAGGCTGGTCGCCTGGCCATCCTCGATCGTGAAAGTCAGTACGGCACCGACTTGCGGCACGTGCCATTCGGTGAGGCTGACCGGCTGCATCGGTGCCTGCCCCTGCCCCGCCAGCTGGCCCAGCACATTGCCTTTGTCGTCCTGCGAGACGGTGAATTCGCCGATGGGCCAGACGTAGGTGCCGATCAGGCCCGAGACATCGAGGGTCGAGACGTCGAGATACTCGGGTCCCTTGGGCGCATCGCCGATACGGGTTCCGACGCTGGCCGTTTCCGCGCCATCGCTGTGGAAGCGGATGACGGGCGTTCCCTCATCATTGCGGGCGAGCTTGAAGAAGGTCGCGCTGTCGGGACCGTAAAAGTAGATCCCATCGCCGGCGTGAAAGACTTCGAGCGCGCCAGAGCCTTCGCGCTGCGAAAAGAGTTTGCCGTCTTTCAACCGGAGGTCGCGCACGGCGTCATCGAACTCGTAACGCCCCTCGAACCCTTCGAGCGCTGCCAGGTCGAGCGGCTGCTTCTCATATTCGGGGAAAGGATTTCCGATCGCGAGAGCGGCGAGTTGTCGCGTCACGAAGCTGGGATCGGTCTTGGGACTGTTCGAATTGGCGAGGACCGCGACGAACACGTCTTCTTCGGGGATGTAGAGGCTGTCGGTCGAGAAACCGAAGATACCGCCGCTATGCCCGATGGTAGCGGCACCGCGCACCTCCGCATTCATGAGGCCGAAGCCGAACGGGGTCGTGCTCCCGTCCGCCATCTGGGTCGGTGCGATCATCTCGGCATAGCGCTCGGCATCCACGACCTTGCCCGAGTGAAGCGCCTCGGCCCAGGTCGCCAGATCGCCAACCGTGCCAATCAGCGCACCGGCGGCGTGGGGAAGTGACATGTGGATGGTCTGTGCGGGAACGACCTCCCCATCATCGAGGCTATAACCTTTGGCCATGCCTTCGATCCCGGCCTCATAAACACCGCTGGTAAGGCTCGTCAGTCCGATCGGGTTGGCGATGCGCTCGCGGATCGCCGCGTCCCAGTTCTTCCCCGTCACGCGCTCGATGATCGCGCCGAGCAGAATGTAGGCGCTGTTGTTATAAGCTAGCCGAGCGCCATGCTCGGCGGGCATCTCGGCATCGTCGAAATAGTCGATCATCTGCGCCGTCGTCATCGGCTTGGCGGTATTTTCGGGGTCCATGAAGCCCGGCATCGACGTGTAGCTCATGATGCCCGACGTGTGGTTGAGCAATTGGCGGACCGTCGCCGAGGCGCCGGGCTGCGGATATTCTGGCAGATAGTCGCTAAGCGGCGCGTCGAGGGAAATCTTCCCTTCCGCGACGAGCTGCATGATAGTCGCGGCGGTGAACTGCTTGGTAATCGATGCATAGCGGAAGACCGTATCGGGTGTGATCGGCGTGCCAGCTTCGACATCGGCAAGGCCATGACCTGCTTCGAACACGACCTGCCCGTCATCGACGACAATCGCGACTGCGCCGGGCGCGTTTTCGTCATAAGCGGCCTCAAGAATCTGCTCGGCGCGCTGGGCAAAATCGGGCGGCACCGCGCCTGTCTGCGCAAGCGATGCAGCGATGGAAATGGTAAGCACGTTCGGACTCTCCCTCTGATATGCCGTATCACTTAAGTAATACAGTTCGAGCCATCAAGGGCTAACAATGCCTTTCTCACTAGATTGCAGCAAAGTCGACGATTTGCGCGACCCGGTTCGTCCAGACGTGATGGGTCAGCACGTAATCGGACGCGACCCCTGCGCGCTCGATATCTTGCGTCGTCAGCCCGTCGCGAGCGATCCGCCCGAGATAGGCCTCGGCATGATCAATGTCGGAGACGACCTCGCAATACTCCCCGAAATGTTGCTCTACCGCAGGCGTGGGATTGGTGGCTGTGACACCGCCGCAAGCGAGTATTTCGACCAGCCGCCGGGAGAAGGCTGTGGTCGACCCAGTGATTGTATTGACGTTCAAATTGACCGCAAAGCGCCGGTAGATGTCGGACGTTGCGCGATGAGGCACGGCGGGTCTGACTTCGATCCATGGCAGGTCCGGAAAGCGGTAGTGGTCCGGCTTTCGGTCGCTGTTTCGGTCATAGACGGTCAGGCCAAGATCGCGGCTCGCCTCGAACATCATGTCCTGCCAGGCGCGGCGATCGTGATGGATGTGGGAGGAATAGCTGCCGACGAACGCCGCGCGCTTTTCTTTCTCCACTGGCTTGGGAAAATGAAGCGCCGAGGATGCCGCGAACATCATCACATCGACTTTGGCGTCGGGCCCGAGGACCTCGCGATAGCGCGGCACCATCGTGTCATCGACCGTCAGCACGCGATCGAACAGCTTCGCGCTGTCGATAAAGCGGTCGAAGTGAACGCCGTCTTCGCGATTCCAGAAGATACAGGGAATATCGAGATCGCGCGCCATGGCGACGACTTTCGCAAGCGTCCGGTTCGAACGATTGGGATGATCCGGATATGCGGCGATCTTGTAGCGCCAACGTTCCCGCCTCCCCTTCCAGCTCGATTCCACGAACAGGAGGTCGGGCTTCCATAGGTGCAGGACCGCCCAGGCGTTGAAAGGCGTCACGTTTGCGACCCGGCATTCCTGCTCGAGACATTCGCGCGTCAGGTCGTCTGCAATCAGCGCCACACGAAGATTCGCGAACTCACCCCCGTTCATCGAATGCCTTCCGGTAGACATCGACAACCGTCTCTTCCTGCGATTCCCATGTGTAATGACGCTCGACCCGCTCCTTTGCCTTGCAAGCGATCGCAAGGCGATCTCGCGCAGTCAGAGCAGCGAAATCTCGGATCGCTCCGACCAGCGACATGACGTCCCCGGCTTTCACGAAAATGGCGCTTCCATCTTCTGCAATTTCGCGCATCGGCGCGACATCGGAAAGTAGGCAAGGTACGCCGTTCGCCATCGCT
This genomic interval carries:
- a CDS encoding CgeB family protein, which encodes MNGGEFANLRVALIADDLTRECLEQECRVANVTPFNAWAVLHLWKPDLLFVESSWKGRRERWRYKIAAYPDHPNRSNRTLAKVVAMARDLDIPCIFWNREDGVHFDRFIDSAKLFDRVLTVDDTMVPRYREVLGPDAKVDVMMFAASSALHFPKPVEKEKRAAFVGSYSSHIHHDRRAWQDMMFEASRDLGLTVYDRNSDRKPDHYRFPDLPWIEVRPAVPHRATSDIYRRFAVNLNVNTITGSTTAFSRRLVEILACGGVTATNPTPAVEQHFGEYCEVVSDIDHAEAYLGRIARDGLTTQDIERAGVASDYVLTHHVWTNRVAQIVDFAAI
- a CDS encoding serine hydrolase domain-containing protein yields the protein MLTISIAASLAQTGAVPPDFAQRAEQILEAAYDENAPGAVAIVVDDGQVVFEAGHGLADVEAGTPITPDTVFRYASITKQFTAATIMQLVAEGKISLDAPLSDYLPEYPQPGASATVRQLLNHTSGIMSYTSMPGFMDPENTAKPMTTAQMIDYFDDAEMPAEHGARLAYNNSAYILLGAIIERVTGKNWDAAIRERIANPIGLTSLTSGVYEAGIEGMAKGYSLDDGEVVPAQTIHMSLPHAAGALIGTVGDLATWAEALHSGKVVDAERYAEMIAPTQMADGSTTPFGFGLMNAEVRGAATIGHSGGIFGFSTDSLYIPEEDVFVAVLANSNSPKTDPSFVTRQLAALAIGNPFPEYEKQPLDLAALEGFEGRYEFDDAVRDLRLKDGKLFSQREGSGALEVFHAGDGIYFYGPDSATFFKLARNDEGTPVIRFHSDGAETASVGTRIGDAPKGPEYLDVSTLDVSGLIGTYVWPIGEFTVSQDDKGNVLGQLAGQGQAPMQPVSLTEWHVPQVGAVLTFTIEDGQATSLKLNQRGGELEGPRKQD
- a CDS encoding ABC transporter ATP-binding protein, with product MSEPVLATHDLRRSFSQGGVTINVLRGVELTIRPGEIVALLGPSGSGKSTLLQAVGLLEGGFEGSIRINGVEASRLDGDERTRLRADTLGFVYQFHHLLPDFDARENVVLPQLIAGATQDEAIARADELLTRLGLAERLDHRPSKLSGGEQQRVAVARALANRPPLVLADEPTGNLDEKTSDRVFDAFIELTRQEGSAALVATHNERLAARMDRVVRLHEGVLS
- a CDS encoding lipoprotein-releasing ABC transporter permease subunit: MILSSYERMAARRYLLPHKGEGFIFVVAGFSVGAVALGVAALIIVMSVMNGFRAELFDRIVGLNGHALVQGYDGRLSDWERIADEAKQIPGVISAQPLIEQPLMATANGRVEGVLARGNRMSDLRESPIITDNVIAGTLDELEPGSGNVAIGARLADLLAAYPGSEISLISPDGRPTPVGTVPRIVTYRVAAIFEVGVYDFDKAFVVMPMEDAQTLLMMGDDVAMVELEVDDPDNVATVLRALQPKVVGEGVLVDWRQMNTALFEALEIERIAMFVVLSIIILVAAFNIASSLIMLVRSKRRDIAILRTMGATRAAMTRIFMTVGLTIGAVGILAGIVLGAIFLFFRQGVVDLIQKLSGQDLWDPSVRFLSELPSKTDPVEVGAIIILTVLLVFLATLFPARKAAATDPVEVLRYE
- the proS gene encoding proline--tRNA ligase gives rise to the protein MRLSRAFLPVLKESPSDAQIVSHKLMLQAGLIRQTSAGIYAWLPLGHRVLQKVEQIVREEQDRIGQEMLMPTIQPADLWKESGRYEAYGPEMLRIEDRHGREMLYGPTNEDMITALFRDDVKSYRDLPRMLYHIQWKFRDEVRPRFGVMRGREFLMKDAYSFDLDEEGAKKSYYRQLLAYLRTFRRMGIKAVPMQADSGPIGGKLSHEFLVLAPTGESEVFYDAAFDEMDLEREGLSYEDDAGLEALFEEVTSHYAATDETHDEARWDAVASADQRTGRGIEVGHIFYFGPKYSEAMGLKVSGKDGDMVTPMMGSYGVGVSRLVGAIIEASHDDNGIIWPEAVAPWKVGLVTMRADDAATVAAAEDLYAKLDAAGAETLYDDRDERGGVKLGGMDLMGLPWQVIIGPRGLKNGVVEVKNRRTGEREELTPEAALAKLTA